The Cellulomonas sp. S1-8 genome has a window encoding:
- a CDS encoding GNAT family N-acetyltransferase: protein MTTIRPARPADLPRLRTVCALAYDDNPLMRWVLPDDALRVAACAAWLGPSLERYVAAGHVDVLTADDEVVAVAAWRLPGTAVASSGAGAGPGAGTGAGAPPPPRPAAVLGALVGDERATQVLGALAGSTALAPASAGPYLNYLAVLPTQQGRGSGGRLLRHGLETLAGVVGTPWLATTDPRNVPFYERHGFTTAGTHRLGDDGPRLAVLHLDAGGTPRGPSGA, encoded by the coding sequence ATGACGACGATCCGGCCCGCGCGGCCCGCGGACCTGCCGCGCCTGCGGACCGTGTGCGCCCTGGCCTACGACGACAACCCGCTGATGCGCTGGGTGCTGCCCGACGACGCGCTGCGCGTGGCGGCGTGCGCCGCGTGGCTCGGGCCCTCCCTCGAGCGCTACGTCGCGGCGGGGCACGTCGACGTCCTGACGGCCGACGACGAGGTCGTCGCGGTCGCGGCGTGGCGCCTGCCGGGGACCGCCGTCGCGAGCTCCGGTGCAGGCGCAGGCCCCGGTGCAGGCACCGGCGCCGGTGCGCCGCCGCCGCCGCGACCGGCCGCCGTCCTGGGCGCGCTCGTCGGCGACGAGCGCGCCACGCAGGTGCTGGGCGCGCTCGCCGGATCGACGGCGCTGGCCCCGGCGTCCGCAGGCCCCTACCTGAACTACCTCGCCGTCCTGCCCACGCAGCAGGGACGCGGGAGCGGCGGGCGGCTGCTGCGCCACGGCCTCGAGACGCTGGCAGGCGTGGTCGGCACGCCCTGGCTGGCGACGACGGACCCGCGCAACGTGCCGTTCTACGAGCGGCACGGCTTCACGACGGCCGGCACGCACCGCCTGGGGGACGACGGGCCGCGCCTGGCCGTGCTGCACCTGGACGCGGGCGGCACGCCGCGGGGACCGTCCGGGGCCTGA
- the coaD gene encoding pantetheine-phosphate adenylyltransferase has protein sequence MSIAVCPGSFDPMTLGHVDVVRRARSMFDQVVVAVAHNSSKRTLLPPAERVRLAADALAGMDGVRVVTTDGLLVDLVRDLGACAVVKGLRSGADLDAELAMALMNRHLSGVETVFVVGDPGLAHIASSLVKDVARHGGRIDDMVTPAVAAAVLDALAPTAGGGGEDGR, from the coding sequence GTGAGCATCGCGGTCTGCCCCGGGTCCTTCGACCCGATGACGCTCGGCCACGTCGACGTCGTGCGGCGGGCCCGGTCGATGTTCGACCAGGTCGTCGTCGCCGTCGCGCACAACTCGTCCAAGCGCACCCTGCTGCCGCCGGCCGAGCGGGTCCGGCTCGCGGCCGACGCGCTCGCCGGGATGGACGGCGTGCGGGTCGTGACGACCGACGGGCTGCTGGTGGACCTGGTGCGCGACCTCGGTGCGTGCGCCGTGGTCAAGGGCCTGCGCAGCGGTGCGGACCTCGACGCCGAGCTGGCGATGGCCCTGATGAACCGGCACCTGTCGGGTGTCGAGACGGTCTTCGTCGTCGGCGACCCGGGTCTCGCGCACATCGCGTCGTCGCTGGTCAAGGACGTGGCCCGGCACGGCGGTCGGATCGACGACATGGTGACCCCCGCGGTGGCCGCGGCGGTGCTCGACGCGTTGGCGCCCACGGCGGGCGGCGGGGGAGAGGACGGACGATGA
- a CDS encoding DUF899 family protein gives MTTTPDHLATPSPGRPPVVDLATWRAARDELLLQEKAHTRAGDAIAAARRRLPMVEIDGTVDVVGPGGPVPFLDLFEGRDELVVYQHMWHDGAPHQGQCEGCTMTAWQLKDAVYLHARGVSFAILTTGPWEEVEPFVAFMGYAQPWFSVRDAPAPIGGDMGWFRVFLRVGDRVFLTYETTGRGTEGPDGSFALLDMTPYGRGEAWQDVPDGWPQGREACWYWRSDAAGQAGWGPTSRPAPQWTRPGAGPVETLGRHGHHH, from the coding sequence ATGACGACCACCCCCGACCACCTGGCCACCCCGTCTCCCGGTCGCCCGCCCGTCGTCGACCTCGCCACCTGGCGGGCCGCGCGGGACGAGCTCCTCCTGCAGGAGAAGGCGCACACGCGCGCAGGTGACGCGATCGCCGCGGCCCGGCGTCGCCTGCCGATGGTCGAGATCGACGGCACGGTCGACGTGGTCGGTCCCGGCGGACCCGTCCCGTTCCTCGACCTCTTCGAGGGCCGGGACGAGCTCGTCGTCTACCAGCACATGTGGCACGACGGCGCCCCGCACCAGGGCCAGTGCGAGGGCTGCACGATGACCGCCTGGCAGCTCAAGGACGCCGTCTACCTGCACGCCCGCGGGGTGTCGTTCGCGATCCTCACGACCGGGCCGTGGGAGGAGGTCGAGCCGTTCGTCGCGTTCATGGGCTACGCCCAGCCGTGGTTCTCGGTGCGCGACGCGCCCGCCCCGATCGGCGGCGACATGGGGTGGTTCCGCGTCTTCCTGCGCGTCGGTGACCGGGTCTTCCTCACCTACGAGACGACGGGGCGCGGCACCGAGGGCCCGGACGGGTCGTTCGCGCTGCTCGACATGACGCCCTACGGCCGCGGCGAGGCCTGGCAGGACGTCCCGGACGGCTGGCCGCAGGGGCGTGAGGCGTGCTGGTACTGGCGCTCCGACGCCGCGGGGCAGGCCGGCTGGGGCCCGACGAGCCGTCCGGCCCCGCAGTGGACCCGCCCGGGTGCCGGCCCGGTGGAGACCCTGGGTCGCCACGGCCACCACCACTGA
- a CDS encoding YceD family protein, whose product MRLVQRTVAAPDELGSGMIGIPAGSDLELDLRLEAVMEGVLVSGAIHGEAVGECVRCLDRVVETVDATVQELYVYPEKADAAASNGDDEDEDVRELDGDLVDLEPALRDAVVPALPFRPLCRPDCPGLCSECGARLADDPDHTHELLDPRWAALGSLQGPDDEKRES is encoded by the coding sequence ATGCGGTTGGTGCAGCGGACGGTCGCGGCACCCGACGAGCTCGGCAGTGGCATGATCGGCATCCCCGCCGGGAGCGACCTCGAGCTGGATCTGCGGCTCGAGGCGGTCATGGAGGGGGTCCTGGTCTCCGGTGCGATCCACGGCGAAGCCGTCGGGGAGTGCGTGCGGTGCCTGGACCGGGTCGTCGAGACTGTCGACGCCACGGTGCAGGAGCTGTACGTCTACCCTGAGAAGGCCGACGCCGCGGCGAGCAACGGGGACGACGAGGACGAGGACGTGCGCGAGCTGGACGGCGACCTGGTCGACCTCGAGCCCGCGCTGCGGGACGCGGTCGTGCCCGCGCTGCCGTTCCGGCCCCTGTGCCGGCCGGACTGCCCGGGCCTGTGCTCGGAGTGCGGCGCGCGGCTCGCGGACGACCCGGACCACACGCACGAACTGCTGGACCCCCGGTGGGCCGCCCTCGGCAGCCTGCAGGGCCCTGACGACGAGAAGAGAGAGAGCTGA
- the rsmD gene encoding 16S rRNA (guanine(966)-N(2))-methyltransferase RsmD has protein sequence MTRIVAGSAGGRTLAVPPSGTRPTSERVREALFSRLEHLDAVDGARVLDLYAGSGALGLEAVSRGAAHVVLVDVARGAVEVCRRNARTLGLADRVDVVADRADRYLGRVAPQEGAAAESFDLVLLDPPYDLEDHALAAAVAGVARCTAPGGVVVVERSARASAPTWPAPLVALADRRYGETQVWFAEHPA, from the coding sequence GTGACCCGCATCGTCGCCGGCAGCGCGGGCGGCCGCACGCTCGCCGTGCCGCCGTCCGGGACCCGGCCGACGAGCGAGCGCGTCCGCGAGGCGCTGTTCTCCCGGCTCGAGCACCTCGACGCCGTCGACGGAGCCCGCGTGCTCGACCTCTACGCCGGCTCCGGCGCGCTCGGGCTCGAGGCGGTCAGCCGGGGCGCGGCGCACGTGGTGCTCGTCGACGTCGCGCGGGGTGCCGTCGAGGTGTGCCGCCGCAACGCGCGCACGCTCGGCCTGGCCGATCGCGTCGACGTCGTCGCGGACCGCGCGGACCGGTACCTCGGGCGCGTCGCCCCGCAGGAGGGGGCCGCGGCCGAGTCGTTCGACCTCGTGCTCCTCGACCCGCCGTACGACCTGGAGGACCACGCGCTGGCGGCCGCCGTGGCGGGCGTGGCCCGGTGCACGGCGCCGGGCGGCGTCGTGGTCGTCGAACGCTCCGCGCGTGCGTCGGCGCCGACGTGGCCCGCGCCGCTCGTCGCGCTCGCCGACCGCCGCTACGGCGAGACGCAGGTGTGGTTCGCGGAGCATCCCGCCTGA